The Acetobacter sp. DNA window TTATTCGCTACGCCTCCCCCGCGACAGGACGAATCGAAGAATGGGAATGGGTTTACCGCGGCGAATCAAAGACCTGTCCCGTGCAGGGACGTGTCACGGTCAATAGCGCAGAAGCCCTTATTGCCTGCTGTCTCGCCGGGGCGGGCCTGATGCAGATCCCGGCTTACGACGTCAGAAATCACCTCATCAGTGGTGAACTGGTCGAGGTCCTGACAGAGTGGCGGGCTCCCCCCTTACCCCTGACGTTTCTCTATCCGGAGAGGCGTCACAGGTCTTCAAGGCTTCAGGTTTTCGCAGACTGGATCAGTGAACTACTGAAGAACCAGCTTTGAACCTGTCAGCTTCAGCAGGGCAGTTTCGTGGTCCGACACAATGGGTTTTTCAAGGAAAAGCTGATCCTGACGTGTTTTATTCAATAGTCTCGAAAGCATCGACCAACCATTCTCTGGGCTCGCCTTCGGCCTCCTCATACCATCGCTCGACCAGAGGATGTCTGCGAACAGCTTCAATATAGGCCCGCGACACATCAGAGACATCAACCTCATAGCTGAGAAAACGCGCGACAATCGGAGCAAAGGCAACGTCTGCATTGGTGAAGCTATGACCGAAAAGATACGCGCCCTCTCCACCGAAACGATGCCGCGCTTCCGCCCAGATTGAATCAATGCGAGCAATATCTTTTGTGACAGCTTCCGACAGAGGTTCTTTAAGAGGGCGTTGGATTCTTCCCAGATTCATCGGCATCGCAGAGCGGACACCCTGAAATCCTGAATGCATCTCAGCAGAGATGGATCGCGCCATCGCACGCGCGTCTCTATTTTCAGGCCAGAGTTCTGGCTTTAGTTCCGCGCAGTATTCCGCAATTGCGAGACTATCCCATACCTTCACAGTCCGATGTTCCAGAAAAGGAACTTTGGCATTGGGAGAAGCATGCGCTATCCGCACGCTACTGTCCGGCTGACGGAGGGGTATGACTTCTTCCGATACGCTCAGGCCAGCCAGTCTTACAGGAAGCCACCCTCGCAGGGACCATGAAGAATAACGCTTGGTGCCTATGACAAGGCGGCCTTCACTCATCTGAACAATCCCACATTATCGCTGTATGGACTGGGATAGCACCAATTGTCCCCAATCCGCAGCCGGAATTGCGTATGTTTTTCAAACAGACAATATCCGTGAAATGTCGCCTGTAGGCCACGCCAATACACACGCTTGTTCCATCTGGCTTGTTGCAGAGGGAGTTTGCTTGCCGTTTTTAATGAAACGCAAAGGCGAAAAGAAAAATTTCTTATGTAATACTCACAATGTCACACAACAGGCGGCATCTGTGAACAATCGTTCCCAAAGGACACCACACAGCAAAAATCAATGAGAGCTTCTACTGCTCATGACGATGTCCCTCTGGTCTCCTTCATCAGAAAGAATGCGGACAACCAGAAGCTTTTTCATCACTGAAATCAGACGGATGCAATATCCCGATCGCATTCATCCATTTGCAACAGCCAAAGTAAGAAAACACACAACGTCTTCTAAAAAATCCGGAGGAAGAGCCGTCTTTCAGCTTACAAGCAAACCGTCATCACACGGTTTTCCACCAGACTGACGTCAGCTTTCTTCATCCTCATCCAGATCTCTCTGGACTTCTGGCCGACGCAACAGGGCATCAACCTCCATTGCATAGTCGAGAGCCGTATCCGGCTGGAAATGGATTTCCGGAGCGATACGCAGACGGAGCGTGTGTGATAGCTGTGTCCTGAGATAAGGGGCTACACGCTTCAGGGCCGGAAGGAGCTTTTCGACATCCCCTTTCCCCAGATCGGAAACGAACGCCGTGGCGTGCTTCAGGTCAGGAGAAATACGGACTTCCGTCACTGTAATGGTCACGCCGGAAAGTTCCGGATCACGGAATTCGGTCCGGGCGAAGACTTCCGCCAGTACGCGCCTGACCTCTTCCGCGACGCGAAGCTGTCGCTGGGAGGGACCGGATGCGGCGAGGCCGGCGAGTTTCCCCGCCGGCCCCTTTCCATCCGAACGTCGGCTGGAACCCCGGCTCACGCTGGCACCAGTTCCATCTCGAAGCA harbors:
- a CDS encoding glutathione S-transferase family protein, giving the protein MSEGRLVIGTKRYSSWSLRGWLPVRLAGLSVSEEVIPLRQPDSSVRIAHASPNAKVPFLEHRTVKVWDSLAIAEYCAELKPELWPENRDARAMARSISAEMHSGFQGVRSAMPMNLGRIQRPLKEPLSEAVTKDIARIDSIWAEARHRFGGEGAYLFGHSFTNADVAFAPIVARFLSYEVDVSDVSRAYIEAVRRHPLVERWYEEAEGEPREWLVDAFETIE
- the rbfA gene encoding 30S ribosome-binding factor RbfA → MSRGSSRRSDGKGPAGKLAGLAASGPSQRQLRVAEEVRRVLAEVFARTEFRDPELSGVTITVTEVRISPDLKHATAFVSDLGKGDVEKLLPALKRVAPYLRTQLSHTLRLRIAPEIHFQPDTALDYAMEVDALLRRPEVQRDLDEDEES